A region from the Gemmatimonadota bacterium genome encodes:
- the ftsZ gene encoding cell division protein FtsZ gives MIFEFEENGTQNARMKVVGVGGGGGNAVNRMIDEHLEGVEFISINTDAQTLLSSKSDVKIQIGKKLTRGLGAGARPEIGRQAIEENRDEVARVLTNADLVFVTCGMGGGTGTGAAPVVAELAREAGALTVGIVTRPFLFEGRKRMRQAEMGITDLRAHVDTMIVVPNERLLAVVGKGIPFQDALKKADEVLLHATQGISTLISRTGLINVDFADVRKVMQNGGAALMGTGVGRGDARAAEAAQQAISSPLLDNISINGSTGVLLNITGGGDLTLGEVTQISEIVHEAAGDDAEIIFGAVHEPAMQGEIRVTVIATGFDRDMLAAQPPVTHVAANPTGRTVIPISAGNRVVTGRTTAQPPRVAAPEPVRKQVASAGQPPRPTNPPIDDLDIPTFIRRQMD, from the coding sequence ATGATCTTCGAATTCGAGGAGAACGGGACCCAGAACGCCCGGATGAAGGTGGTCGGTGTGGGTGGCGGCGGTGGGAACGCCGTCAACCGCATGATCGATGAACACCTCGAGGGGGTCGAGTTCATATCGATCAACACGGACGCGCAGACGCTGCTGTCGTCCAAGTCGGACGTGAAGATCCAGATCGGCAAGAAGCTCACGCGTGGTCTTGGCGCAGGGGCGCGTCCCGAGATCGGTCGTCAAGCCATTGAGGAAAACCGCGACGAAGTCGCGCGGGTCCTGACCAACGCGGACCTGGTGTTCGTCACGTGCGGTATGGGCGGCGGCACTGGAACGGGTGCGGCTCCTGTGGTGGCCGAACTGGCGCGTGAGGCTGGTGCGCTCACCGTCGGTATCGTGACGCGACCCTTCCTCTTCGAGGGGCGCAAGCGGATGCGGCAGGCCGAGATGGGGATCACGGACCTGCGCGCGCATGTCGACACGATGATCGTGGTGCCTAACGAACGGCTGCTCGCCGTCGTCGGCAAGGGGATCCCGTTCCAGGATGCCCTCAAGAAGGCGGACGAGGTCCTCCTCCACGCGACCCAGGGCATCTCCACCCTCATCTCCCGCACGGGGCTCATCAACGTCGACTTCGCCGACGTGCGCAAGGTGATGCAGAACGGTGGCGCCGCCCTCATGGGCACCGGCGTCGGCCGCGGGGACGCCCGCGCGGCAGAAGCGGCACAACAGGCGATCTCATCGCCGCTCCTCGACAACATCTCCATCAACGGGTCCACCGGCGTCCTCCTCAACATCACCGGTGGTGGTGACCTCACCCTCGGTGAAGTCACCCAGATCTCGGAGATCGTCCACGAGGCCGCGGGCGATGACGCCGAAATCATCTTCGGTGCGGTCCACGAGCCTGCGATGCAGGGGGAGATTCGGGTGACCGTGATCGCGACCGGCTTCGACCGCGACATGCTGGCTGCCCAGCCCCCGGTGACACACGTTGCGGCGAACCCTACGGGGCGCACCGTGATTCCGATCAGCGCCGGAAATCGCGTAGTGACCGGGCGCACGACTGCGCAGCCGCCGCGCGTCGCTGCGCCGGAGCCAGTTCGGAAGCAGGTCGCGTCGGCTGGGCAGCCGCCGCGACCGACGAACCCGCCGATTGACGATCTCGATATCCCGACCTTCATCCGGAGACAGATGGATTGA
- a CDS encoding M23 family metallopeptidase, translating into MKRALARTAFYLTVALLAWGAIAVMRPIPTPRVGDVISGARVAWVERTDSLAKGETIMGVLGRNLPGEEVRGALEAATTLDPRRLRAGMRITLGGEADSVPSQILLHLGVDRLLRLSRGDSGWSGREETIPWERDTLVVSGTVDQNLYEAFASGAQELPSKVRNELAWSVADVFEYRLDMSRDLQPGDAFRVLVERERTSTGAVRLGDVLGVDYTSRGSRLRVVRYLDREGRARYFDEDGRSMQAAFLRAPLEFRRVSSVFGMRRHPILGIMRRHRGTDYAAASGTPVRAIGDGLVVTAGRMSGFGNVVELRHPNGFVTRYGHLRGFAEGIRRGTRVTIGSTIGFVGMTGLASGPHLHFEVLVNGEQRDPRSAFNSAAGLPLAEGERGAFEEARRLLLARLDSVPLSVPDGGA; encoded by the coding sequence TTGAAGCGGGCGCTCGCACGCACGGCCTTCTACCTCACAGTGGCGCTCCTCGCATGGGGCGCCATTGCCGTCATGCGACCCATTCCCACGCCTCGCGTCGGAGATGTCATCTCCGGGGCTCGGGTCGCCTGGGTCGAGCGCACCGACTCCCTGGCGAAGGGTGAGACGATCATGGGCGTCCTCGGACGCAACCTGCCGGGCGAGGAAGTGCGGGGCGCACTCGAGGCGGCTACCACGCTTGATCCAAGACGCCTGCGCGCCGGGATGCGCATCACCCTGGGTGGCGAAGCGGACTCCGTTCCATCGCAGATCCTCCTGCACCTCGGCGTGGACAGGCTGCTCCGCCTCTCGCGTGGTGACTCCGGGTGGAGCGGGCGGGAGGAAACGATCCCCTGGGAGCGCGACACGCTCGTCGTCAGCGGCACCGTCGACCAGAACCTGTACGAGGCGTTTGCTTCCGGGGCGCAGGAACTTCCGTCCAAGGTGCGCAACGAGTTGGCGTGGAGCGTCGCCGACGTCTTTGAGTACCGGCTCGACATGTCGCGCGACCTCCAACCCGGCGATGCATTCCGCGTCCTTGTGGAGCGCGAGCGGACCTCGACTGGGGCGGTTCGCCTGGGCGATGTCCTCGGAGTTGACTACACATCAAGAGGATCGCGCCTGCGCGTGGTGCGCTACCTCGACCGGGAGGGACGCGCGCGGTACTTCGACGAGGACGGTCGCTCGATGCAGGCGGCGTTCCTGCGCGCCCCTCTGGAGTTTCGCCGCGTGTCGTCCGTGTTCGGCATGCGCCGACACCCTATCCTCGGCATCATGCGTCGCCATCGTGGGACGGACTACGCGGCAGCATCGGGCACGCCGGTCCGGGCCATCGGCGACGGCCTGGTGGTCACCGCCGGACGCATGAGCGGCTTCGGAAACGTCGTCGAACTCCGCCACCCGAACGGCTTCGTCACCCGGTATGGCCACTTGCGTGGGTTTGCCGAGGGCATCCGACGGGGGACGCGGGTCACGATCGGATCCACCATCGGGTTCGTCGGAATGACGGGGCTCGCGAGCGGGCCTCATTTGCATTTCGAGGTCCTGGTCAACGGCGAGCAGCGTGACCCGCGCAGCGCCTTCAATTCGGCGGCCGGCCTGCCGCTGGCGGAGGGAGAACGCGGGGCCTTCGAAGAAGCCCGTCGCCTCCTGCTCGCGCGACTTGACTCGGTCCCCCTGAGCGTTCCGGACGGCGGCGCGTGA
- the recG gene encoding ATP-dependent DNA helicase RecG, translating into MSARDARPGGKGRITLDMPIQFLKGVGERRADLLKRLNIRTAGDLLYHIPHRYEDASTVTPIVEVSPGQDVVILGRVISKGVLPTRKGLRIFQAVVQDASGMIEVSWPGQAFLDRSINKGDLLLLSGPCKFYHGRQLQPREYVNLGGEGGAEDTDNASGKVLSVYAVTEGLTVRQMRAIIEQHLDALLGIVEDYIPGDVKRPAGSPALADALRAVHRPTSLDEARRARNRLAFDELFCVHVLHRRANAIARNPRAGHAFEVKGTLTRQLADHLPYQLTGAQKRVIREITADMASPRRMHRLLQGDVGSGKTIVGVFAAMLAMENGFQVAVMAPTELLAEQHARSMGALLAPLGIEPVLVLGALGAAARRAVDDRLRSVDPLLAVGTHALVTERTAFGRLGLAIIDEQHRFGVEQRAALSAKGDAPDVLLMSATPIPRSLALTMYGDLDVSTLDERPPGRQPITTAVRPESAREKVMSFVVSQVKQGRQAYIVYPVIEDSEKTDLKAATTMFAQLGGEGGALHGLRVALLHGRLPGAERDDVMRRFRGGEVDVLVATTVIEVGIDVPNATVMIVEHPERFGLSQLHQLRGRVGRGAEESFCILLGGVGADAYQRLKLFASTEDGFELARADLRLRGMGDLLGAQQSGVATFRIADPVEDEELGLAAREAATALMDRDPTLGAPEHRMLRDALGRRFPRALELFRVG; encoded by the coding sequence ATGAGTGCGCGCGACGCCCGCCCGGGAGGCAAGGGGCGCATCACCCTCGACATGCCGATCCAGTTCCTCAAGGGGGTGGGTGAACGGCGTGCGGACCTCCTCAAGCGACTGAACATCCGAACCGCTGGGGACCTGCTGTACCACATCCCCCATCGCTACGAGGACGCGTCGACCGTCACCCCGATCGTCGAGGTGTCGCCGGGGCAGGACGTGGTCATCCTCGGCCGGGTGATCTCCAAGGGCGTGCTGCCGACGCGCAAGGGGCTGCGCATCTTCCAGGCGGTGGTGCAGGACGCGAGCGGGATGATCGAGGTGTCGTGGCCCGGACAGGCGTTCCTCGACCGCTCCATCAACAAGGGCGACCTCCTGCTGCTCTCGGGCCCGTGCAAGTTCTACCACGGGCGGCAGCTCCAGCCGCGCGAGTACGTCAATCTCGGCGGCGAGGGTGGCGCCGAGGACACGGACAACGCCTCGGGGAAGGTGTTATCCGTGTACGCCGTGACGGAGGGGCTCACGGTGCGCCAGATGCGGGCGATCATTGAGCAGCACCTGGACGCCCTGCTCGGGATTGTCGAGGACTACATCCCCGGTGACGTGAAGCGTCCGGCGGGTTCTCCCGCTCTGGCAGATGCCCTGCGCGCGGTCCACCGTCCGACGTCGCTCGACGAAGCACGCCGCGCGCGCAACCGCCTCGCGTTCGATGAACTGTTCTGCGTGCATGTCCTCCACCGGCGGGCGAACGCCATCGCGCGCAATCCGCGCGCCGGGCACGCGTTCGAGGTGAAGGGGACCCTCACGCGCCAGCTCGCCGACCACCTTCCGTACCAACTGACGGGAGCGCAGAAGCGCGTGATCCGGGAGATCACCGCCGACATGGCCTCGCCGCGACGCATGCACCGGCTGCTGCAGGGCGACGTGGGCAGCGGCAAGACGATTGTCGGCGTCTTTGCCGCGATGCTCGCGATGGAGAATGGGTTCCAGGTGGCCGTGATGGCGCCGACCGAGTTGCTGGCTGAACAACATGCGCGAAGCATGGGGGCCCTGTTGGCGCCGCTGGGGATCGAACCGGTGCTGGTGCTGGGCGCCCTCGGAGCGGCCGCACGCCGCGCGGTGGATGACCGCCTGCGCTCGGTCGATCCCCTGCTCGCCGTGGGCACCCATGCCCTCGTCACCGAGCGAACGGCGTTCGGACGCCTCGGACTGGCAATCATCGACGAGCAACATCGCTTTGGGGTGGAGCAACGGGCGGCGTTGAGTGCGAAGGGGGACGCGCCCGATGTGTTGCTGATGTCCGCGACCCCGATCCCGCGGTCGCTGGCCTTGACCATGTACGGCGACTTGGACGTGAGCACCCTCGATGAGCGCCCACCCGGGCGCCAGCCCATCACCACCGCGGTTCGACCCGAGAGCGCGCGCGAGAAGGTGATGTCCTTTGTGGTCTCGCAGGTAAAGCAAGGGCGCCAGGCCTACATCGTCTATCCGGTCATCGAGGACTCGGAGAAGACCGACCTCAAGGCGGCGACGACGATGTTCGCGCAGCTGGGCGGTGAGGGCGGGGCGCTACACGGGTTGCGCGTCGCGCTGCTCCACGGGCGGCTCCCTGGCGCGGAGCGCGATGACGTCATGCGTCGATTCCGTGGCGGCGAGGTGGACGTGCTGGTCGCGACCACGGTCATCGAGGTGGGGATCGACGTGCCGAATGCGACCGTGATGATCGTTGAGCATCCGGAGCGCTTTGGGCTGTCGCAGCTGCACCAGCTGCGAGGACGCGTGGGGCGGGGCGCCGAGGAGTCATTCTGCATCTTGCTTGGGGGAGTTGGGGCGGACGCGTACCAGCGGCTTAAGCTGTTCGCGTCGACGGAGGATGGCTTTGAGCTGGCGCGGGCCGACTTGCGATTGCGCGGCATGGGCGACTTGCTCGGTGCCCAACAGAGCGGGGTCGCGACCTTCCGCATCGCGGACCCGGTAGAGGACGAGGAGCTGGGGCTCGCCGCGCGGGAAGCCGCAACGGCACTCATGGACCGGGATCCGACCTTGGGGGCGCCGGAGCATCGCATGTTGCGTGATGCGCTCGGGCGGCGATTTCCGCGTGCGCTGGAGCTATTTCGGGTGGGCTGA
- the ftsY gene encoding signal recognition particle-docking protein FtsY — protein sequence MGRLFRRAGDTPKRSLWQRIKDIALTDVASIVRRGAREGSLEAMEELLLEADFGVPTTLRLVEDLDRAAKRGTLRTHDEFVACLSDGVRKALEGGNADSRLTLAASGVSVILVVGVNGAGKTTFIGKLASKLRREGKRVMVAAGDTFRAGAIDQLRVWSERTGADFVGGKAGGDPAAVAFDALEAAGSRGMDVLIVDTAGRLHTSDALMDELKKVVRVIKRRMPEAPHETLLVLDGTIGQNAVQQAKIFAAAVPVTGLVVTKLDGTARGGIVVAVHEAINVPVKFLGVGEQADDLEVFDAAAFARELLEE from the coding sequence ATGGGTCGACTTTTTCGCCGAGCCGGGGACACCCCGAAGCGTTCGCTGTGGCAGCGGATCAAGGACATCGCGCTCACCGACGTCGCGTCGATCGTGCGGCGGGGTGCGCGCGAAGGCTCCCTGGAGGCGATGGAGGAGTTGCTCCTCGAGGCGGACTTCGGTGTCCCGACGACGTTGCGCCTGGTGGAGGACCTCGATCGCGCGGCCAAGCGGGGGACGCTGAGGACGCACGACGAGTTTGTCGCTTGCCTCTCGGACGGAGTGCGCAAGGCGCTTGAAGGTGGGAACGCCGACTCCCGCCTCACGCTGGCGGCGAGCGGGGTGAGTGTGATCCTCGTCGTTGGCGTGAACGGCGCGGGAAAAACGACCTTCATCGGCAAGCTGGCCAGCAAGCTCCGTCGCGAAGGAAAGCGCGTGATGGTCGCGGCGGGCGACACCTTCCGCGCCGGGGCGATCGACCAGCTACGCGTGTGGAGCGAGCGCACGGGCGCCGACTTTGTCGGGGGCAAAGCCGGGGGTGACCCGGCGGCGGTGGCCTTTGATGCGCTTGAAGCGGCGGGGAGCCGCGGGATGGACGTGCTGATCGTCGACACGGCGGGTCGTTTACACACCAGCGACGCGCTGATGGACGAGCTCAAGAAGGTGGTGCGAGTCATCAAGCGTCGCATGCCGGAGGCGCCGCACGAGACGCTGCTCGTCCTCGATGGGACGATTGGGCAGAACGCGGTGCAGCAGGCGAAGATTTTCGCTGCCGCAGTCCCGGTGACCGGGCTCGTGGTCACCAAGTTGGACGGTACGGCTCGTGGCGGCATTGTCGTCGCCGTGCACGAGGCGATCAACGTCCCGGTGAAGTTCCTCGGCGTGGGCGAGCAGGCCGACGACCTCGAGGTGTTTGATGCGGCGGCCTTCGCGCGTGAGTTGCTCGAGGAGTAG
- the ftsA gene encoding cell division protein FtsA yields the protein MNAERLVAGLDIGSAKTTALIGEVVGDLPRRPGIKVLGIGQARTTGLRRGVVSDIEETTQSIKKALSDAEQMAGAKVEAVYVGITGEHVKAMTSKGIVAVSGEEVTRADVDRANAVARAQNIPTDRELLHAIPQEYVVDKAEGVSDPLGMVGTRLETEMYLVTIGASPAMNLRKAVERAGYRVAELVVEPLASALAVLTDDERELGVAVIEMGAGTTDIAVFHESKIRHLGTIALGGNNVTNDIVHGLGLTQADAERIKERYGCAYEPLVDPAEVISLPSTVAQGDRQIPRELLAHIIHQRVDEIFNLVLADIEGAGFAAKLSAGIVLTGGVAAHPGVGELAADVFGTGVRVGLPGENLTGLADAVEAPRYSTAAGLTLYAANRLALGAASSVVKRTSLNAPSVDKLAQRVKIWLQDFF from the coding sequence ATGAACGCTGAACGCCTCGTTGCCGGGCTCGATATCGGGTCGGCCAAGACCACCGCACTCATCGGCGAGGTCGTGGGAGATCTCCCGCGTCGCCCAGGGATCAAGGTCCTGGGGATCGGCCAGGCTCGCACCACAGGGTTGCGACGTGGCGTCGTCTCGGACATCGAGGAGACGACACAGTCGATCAAGAAGGCCTTGAGCGACGCCGAGCAGATGGCCGGCGCCAAGGTGGAGGCTGTCTACGTCGGGATTACCGGCGAGCATGTGAAGGCGATGACGAGCAAGGGGATTGTCGCGGTGTCGGGCGAGGAGGTGACTCGCGCCGACGTCGATCGCGCCAACGCGGTGGCCCGTGCGCAGAACATCCCGACCGACCGGGAATTGCTCCACGCGATCCCCCAGGAGTACGTGGTCGACAAGGCCGAGGGGGTGAGCGACCCGCTCGGGATGGTTGGTACGCGCCTCGAGACCGAGATGTACCTGGTGACGATTGGCGCGTCGCCGGCGATGAACCTGCGCAAGGCCGTGGAGCGTGCGGGGTATCGCGTCGCCGAACTGGTCGTGGAACCGCTGGCGAGCGCTTTGGCCGTCCTCACGGACGACGAACGCGAACTCGGGGTCGCCGTCATCGAGATGGGCGCTGGTACCACAGATATCGCCGTCTTTCACGAGTCGAAGATCCGTCACCTCGGCACCATCGCCCTCGGTGGGAACAACGTGACGAACGACATCGTCCACGGACTCGGCCTGACCCAGGCTGACGCCGAACGCATCAAGGAGCGGTACGGCTGCGCCTATGAACCGCTGGTGGACCCCGCCGAAGTGATCTCGCTGCCGAGCACGGTGGCGCAGGGTGACCGACAGATTCCGCGCGAACTGCTGGCCCACATCATCCACCAGCGGGTGGACGAGATCTTCAACCTGGTGCTGGCGGACATCGAGGGTGCGGGCTTCGCCGCCAAGCTGAGCGCGGGGATTGTGCTCACCGGTGGTGTGGCGGCCCATCCGGGTGTTGGTGAGCTGGCCGCGGATGTGTTCGGCACCGGCGTGCGCGTGGGGCTCCCGGGGGAGAACCTCACCGGCCTGGCGGATGCGGTTGAGGCGCCGCGGTATTCGACGGCGGCCGGGCTGACGCTGTACGCCGCGAACCGTCTGGCGCTGGGGGCGGCGTCGTCGGTAGTGAAGCGGACGTCGCTGAATGCACCCAGTGTGGACAAGTTGGCGCAACGCGTGAAGATCTGGCTGCAGGACTTCTTCTGA